One Setaria italica strain Yugu1 chromosome I, Setaria_italica_v2.0, whole genome shotgun sequence DNA window includes the following coding sequences:
- the LOC101763694 gene encoding DEAD-box ATP-dependent RNA helicase 41, producing MEQGENQAADNLLVSASDNNELQDLPVKERCFEQREALPGEPRCVVCGRYGEYICDETDDDICSVECKTILLARVAAKTKSAVKAAKRVNLPLGDESFCIKDTNFPDIPTLADRRISALRSKLDICVKGDAVPDPIMCFSSCGLPEKLVHNLETAGYCMPTPVQMQVIPASMSNRSLLVSADTGSGKTASFLIPIIAHCSQVRSQECTSKRGPLAIVLAPTRELCLQVEEQAKVLGKGLPFKTALVVGGDPLAQQIYRIENGIELIVGSPGRLIDLLMKHNVDLTDVSVFVLDEVDCLLQRGFRDQALQIFQSLSNPQVMMFSATLHSEVEKMSNSLAKAVIRISCGNPSRPNKSVKQVVIWVESKKKKQKIFEIMKSKQHFKPPAVVFVSSRVGADLLSEAITVATGLEVVSIHGEKTMNERRESLRRFLTGEVSVVVSTGVLGRGMDLLKVRQVILFDIPNSIDEYIHQVGRASRMGEEGMAIVFVNEEDRRIFKELVPVLKTAGAPVPRELANSRYTAGVSLGCERKRKLSSRSHP from the exons ATGGAGCAAGGGGAGAACCAAGCAGCTGATAACTTGCTTGTCTCAGCATCTGATAATAATGAGTTGCAAG ATTTACCTGTGAAGGAAAGATGCTTTGAGCAGAGAGAAGCTCTTCCTGGGGAGCCTCGCTGTGTTGTGTGTGGCCGATATGGGGAATATATATGTGATGAGACTGATGATGACATTTGTAGTGTGGAATGCAAGACAATTCTTCTTGCTCGAGTCGCTGCTAAAACAAAGTCAGCAGTAAAAGCAGCAAAGCGTGTGAACCTTCCCCTGGGCGATGAGAGCTTCTGTATTAAGGACACTAATTTTCCAGATATACCTACTTTGGCTGACAGGCGGATCAGTGCACTAAGGAGTAAGCTTGACATTTGTGTCAAGGGTGATGCTGTTCCTGATCCAATTATGTGTTTCTCTTCCTGTGGTCTTCCTGAGAAGCTTGTGCACAATCTTGAGACTGCAGGATATTGTATGCCTACTCCAGTGCAGATGCAAGTTATCCCTGCGTCAATGAGTAATAGGAGTTTACTTGTTTCTGCTGATACTGGTTCAGGAAAAACTGCTTCTTTTCTAATTCCCATAATTGCTCACTGTTCACAAGTAAGATCACAAGAATGCACAAGCAAGCGAGGACCATTGGCAATAGTTCTTGCTCCAACCAGAGAGCTATGCCTGCAGGTGGAAGAGCAAGCAAAAGTTCTTGGAAAAGGTTTGCCTTTCAAAACTGCTCTAGTTGTTGGTGGAGATCCATTGGCTCAGCAAATTTACAGGATTGAAAATGGTATTGAGTTAATTGTTGGCTCCCCTGGGAGGTTGATTGATCTTCTCATGAAACACAATGTTGACCTTACTGATGTTTCTGTATTCGTTTTGGATGAGGTGGACTGCTTGCTGCAGAGGGGATTCAGGGATCAGGCCCTGCAGATTTTTCAATCGCTTTCAAATCCCCAGGTTATGATGTTTTCAGCAACATTACATTCGGAAGTTGAGAAGATGTCTAACTCCCTGGCGAAGGCTGTTATACGTATCTCTTGTGGGAACCCAAGCAGACCAAACAAATCAGTCAAACAAGTGGTCATTTGGGTGGagtcgaagaagaagaagcagaagatttTTGAGATAATGAAAAGCAAGCAACACTTTAAACCTCCTGCTGTTGTGTTTGTGAGTTCCAGAGTTGGTGCTGATCTGTTGTCTGAAGCAATTACTGTTGCTACCGGATTGGAGGTTGTTTCTATCCATGGTGAGAAGACGATGAATGAGAGAAGAGAGAGTTTGAGAAGATTTTTGACAGGAGAAGTATCTGTTGTAGTTTCTACTGGTGTCCTGGGGCGTGGAATGGATCTCCTGAAAGTGCGTCAAGTCATATTGTTTGACATACCAAATTCCATTGATGAATATATTCACCAAGTTGGAAGGGCATCTCGGATGGGCGAGGAGGGTATGGCTATTGTGTTTGTGAATGAGGAGGATAGGAGGATTTTCAAAGAGCTTGTTCCGGTTCTGAAGACTGCAGGAGCCCCAGTACCCCGGGAACTTGCAAATTCAAGATACACGGCTGGTGTTTCTCTTGGTTGTGAGAGGAAGAGAAAATTGAGTTCTAGGTCTCATCCTTGA
- the LOC101764762 gene encoding ethylene-responsive transcription factor WIN1-like: MTENLHSRKMVQPKKFRGVRQRHWGSWVSEIRHPLLKRRVWLGTFETAEEAARAYDEAAVLMSGRNAKTNFPVQRSSTGEPAPAVGRDARSNIGGGSSTANLSQILSAKLRKCCKAPSPSLTCLRLDPEKSHIGVWQKRAGARADSNWVMTVELNKEAASTGAASQSTSATTASPATVIDDEERIALQMIEELLSSSSPVSPSHGDDQGHFVI; this comes from the exons ATGACAGAGAATCTCCACTCAAGGAAAATGGTACAGCCAAAGAAGTTTCGTGGAGTCCGGCAGCGCCACTGGGGCTCCTGGGTCTCCGAGATCAGGCATCCCCTCCT TAAGAGGAGGGTGTGGCTGGGCACCTTCGAGACGGCAGAGGAGGCAGCGAGGGCGTATGACGAGGCTGCTGTGCTGATGAGTGGCCGCAACGCCAAGACCAACTTCCCCGTCCAAAGGAGTAGCACAGGCGAGCCTGCTCCAGCTGTGGGAAGGGACGCTCGCAGCAACATTGGTGGTGGCTCCTCCACTGCCAACCTGTCCCAGATTCTCAGTGCCAAGCTCCGCAAGTGCTGCaaggcgccgtcgccgtccctgACCTGCCTCCGCCTTGACCCTGAGAAGTCCCACATTGGCGTCTGGCAGAAGCGTGCAGGAGCCCGCGCAGACTCCAACTGGGTCATGACCGTTGAGCTCAACAAAGAGGCAGCATCCACTGGTGCAGCATCACAGTCCACGTCAGCAACAACTGCTTCACCAGCAACAGTGATAGATGATGAGGAGAGGATCGCGCTGCAAATGATCGAGGAGCTGTTGAGCAGCAGTAGCCCAGTTTCACCTTCGCAcggagatgaccaaggccatTTCGTCATCTGA